TGGATTTTGATTTATTTTTGAAGCCAATTCATCTCCACGAATAACGCCTATAGTCTTGAAATTATTTTCTTTTCCAGCGGCTGCAACTGCTAAAATATGATTGGAAAAAGCTCCACCAAAAGTCAATAATGTGTCTTTGTTGTTTCTTTTAGCTTCCAGAATATTGAATTTTAGCTTTCTGAATTTATTTCCTGAAATATAAGGATGCAGTAAGTCTTCCCTTTTTATAAAAAGAGAGATTGAAGAATCATTTAAATCAATTAGCTGATTAATACTTTTCAAAAAAATATTTTTTCAAAAGTAAAAAGAAGTTTTTAATCTGTTGATTAACTAAAAATTATTTATTGGAAACAATTATTTTTTGAGTTTTAACTTGATTTTCCATAGTGTTAATTTTCACCAAATAAACACCTTCGCTTAAACTAGCCGTTGAAAATTCATAGTTTGAATTAGCTTCCAACTTTTGTTTATCAAAAATTTGTTTCCCAGAAATGTCAAACAATTGAATATTTTTAATTTCCAATAAATTAGGGTTTGAAATAGTCAACAAACTATTTGTATTATCTTGAAAAACAAATAAAGATTCTTTAATTGGATTATTAACATCAAGTGCATCTGTGTTCAAAAAAGTAACTTCATATCGATTAGCATGTATACCTTGTGGTAACGTTACTTCATAAAAACCGTTTTTAATATCATGATAAACACCCGTTAAACCATCATATAAATAAACATTATCAGCATCAGTAAAGTTAATAATATCTGCTACTCCAATTTTAAATGTTGATTGTTGATTTGATTTAATCGTGAAAGGAATTCTTTTATTAATATCAAATGGAATTGTAGAAATCACAAAAGGTTTATCACTGTTAGCTAGAGAAAAATAAACATCATTAGGCAAGTTATCATCTGGTGTAGCTGCATCCATTGCATTATCATAACCATCAGTAGTAAACGGATTAAATGCCAATATAGCTTCTCTTGTATATTGATTATTTAATATTGTGTGAATTTTTATTTGCGGAACTTCATCTTTAGAAAACTGTGTATAATCAACTCCTGCAACATTTGGAATTTCGTCCCAATTATTTGTTTCATTAGTACTTGAATTTCTTTCAAATTGAGAATTTGACGCAACACCTTCTTTTACAAAAGTTCGATATACATTTTTCATTTGAGCAGTACCATTGGCAGTACCTTGAACCATAAAACCTTGTCCAATTGGAGAAAACATTCTTTTGTAATTAGAACCTGTACTACCACCAGTTACATTCAATGACCCATCGATATTGAAAGTATTCCAAGTCGCTGGTGTGTAAGTCCCAGGACTATTTGCATTTACATTATTTGGAACATAGATACCATAACCACCTACATAAGATGATAAAAAATGAGAAGTTGCAGGTTTGATGTGTTCCCAAAAATAAGCATTCCCATTAATTACATTAACTGGACCACCTGTTGTCACAGCACCAGTAGTGTAATTTACATTATAACCACTATTTTCAAGCAAAAAATAATTCAAATTTATAGCAGAAGGATAAGGGTTTCCTGTTAAAGTACTATTAGGATATTGTGTTCCAATTGTTGGTGCAGCGACAGAAATATTTATATTACCATCATTTGGCTTACCTCTAAAATCATAGCGCTGAGCATTTCCTGGATTATTAACTTGTATTTCACCTGGGTTGGTTGTATCAGATCCAGTGGTACCTTTCATTGTAAATCCTTCACCTGGTTGTATTATTGAAGCAGAACCAACTGAAATCCATTGAGAATAATTATCAGAAGCTAAAAATTTATAAATCCAGTAGGAAGCTATTGTTAAAGATTCTGTTCCAGAAAGTCCATCATAAGTTGTAGCTGAAATAATTGGATTGATAAAAGCAGTTGAATTGGCAGGTAATTTCAACATACTAATTCCAAAGCTTTCATTTCCTGAAGATGTTGATGCATTACCAATTGGTGAACACCAATAATTATAACCATAATTATTAGACGTTCCTTCTTGAAAAACTGATAAATTACCTAAACCAACATTAGTTGAAACTCCAGTTATTCCTTGTAAAAATTGCCCTTCGTTTCTTAAATAGAAATTACTATTTGCTCCATTAAGTTCTAAATTTCCTCTTGAGTAGACTAATGATGACTTGTTAAAAACATAGCTATTGTTACTAACAAATATTTGTCCGTTACTTTTATTAATTCCAATCAAGAATAATACTAAAAATAAAACAATATTTATATTAAAAAATCTTTTCATACCAATATATATTTAAAAAATAAGAAAGAATTTATTTACTTTATTTGTTAAAAGCTAAATTTTATTTACAAATATAGATTTTTTTATTTTAAAAAAACCCATGTTTTATTAGTAATTTTCTAAACTATTGTTGAAAAAAAAAATGAATCTTGAAAATTTTAACATTTGATTAAAAACAAATATTAGATTTGCAAAATATTAGCATAAATTTAACAGTTTTTAATAGTTTAATGAAAATAAGAAATATCAATCAAGTTATAGAAGCTTCACACAAAAAAGTAATTTTTACAATGTGTTTATTCCTTTTTTTAAGCACTATATGCAACTCTCAAACAATATTAATTTCAGCTGCTGGTGATGGTGGCTTTGAAACAGGAACTAATTTTGCATCTAATGGTTGGAACACAAACACAAGTCCTACAACAACAAGAACTAATTGGGTTTGTGGCACAAATGCTACTTCAGGTTTTAGTGGAACAAGATGTGCCTATTTGTCAAACACATGGAATACAACTCAAACACATACCTACAACCTAACAACGGTTGCTAGAACAACTTTATATAAAGATATTACTATTGCCGATCCATCTGAAACAGATATAACTTTAAGCTTTCGTTGGATATGTTTGGGCGATGGTTCAAATGATAAAATGACCGTATGGCTAGTTCCTACATCAACAAATTTAAATTACAATGCTGCAGCTATTATTGCTTCAGGAAGTGCGCCAACTGGTAATATTCAAATTGGAGGGAATTTTAGTAATCAAAATTCATGGACAAATTATTCTACTTCAATACCTGCCGCTTATGCTGGAACAACCTTTAGACTTGTATTTGAGTGGGTAAATGATGCCGTTTCAGGAACTACAAATCCTCCAGCTGGCATTGATGATGTTTCATTAATTTCGAAAAAACCAATATGTTTAGCTCCAAATCAAGCTACAAGTTTTCTCTCTGGAACTAAAACATCTACTTCTTTTCCTGCTTCATTTTCAGGAAGTGCAAATGGATATCTAGTTATTCAATCAAATTCAAACATTCCTCCAACTCAACCTGTTGATGGTGTTTTATATTCGAGTACTAACATAAGTTCACTCGGAAGTGGGTTGACATTTATTCAAACCAGTTCATCAACATCAATACCTAGCAATCTATTAATTGAAAATACTCAATACTTTTACTACATATACGCTTACACTAACAATAGTGGATGTTCAGGTGGACCAATTTACAATGCATCTGGTCCATTGATTGGTAGTGGAATTACTTGCCCAGGCACACCAAATTCCTTATTAGCAACTGGTATAACATCAAATAGTTTTAATTTAAGTTGGTCTAACCCTAATGGCGGTTCAGCTTCAGCTCTAACGTATATTATTCAAATAACAACTGATTCTGGCTACACAACAAATATTTCGGGTTCTCCGTTTTCAGTATCAGCAAATACAATAAACATAACAAGTTTATCAGCAAGTACAACTTATTATTATAGAATATTAGCTAGTAATGGATGTAATAGTTCTTATGTTAATGGAAATATAATAACATTAGCTCCAGCTACTCCATGTTCTAATGCAACAAATTTAGCTTGTGGTACAATAAATTTAGCAGGAACAACAGTAGGGTCAACCAACTATTCAAATGGAAGTGGGTGTTTCTTAAGCGACTTTGGAAAATGGTATACCTTTATTGGAGATGGGAATTTAAACACTATAACCACAACAGGAACTGGTGGTTTCGATCAAGAAATGGCGATTGCAAGAGGAAGCTGTGGTAGTTTAACAAACATTACTTGTCAAGATGTTGGTTTTAGTAACGGCAATGAAAGCTACAGTTTTGTTGCAACTTTAGGAACAACTTATTATGTATATGTTGCTCATTATCTTTCAGGTAGTTCAACAACTGGCACATTTACAATATCAAGAACTTGTACAACACCTATTGCTAATGATGAATGCACTGGAGTTACTACAATAACAGCAAATTCAGGTGAGGCATGTACAACAAGTGTGTCTTCAACCACAGTTGGCGCAACTCAGTCCCAATCAGGATGTGCGGGAACAGCAGATGATGATGTATGGTTCAAATTTGTCGCCATATCAACATCACACATTATGACTGTAATACCAGGGACCTTAAATGATGCAGTGTTACAATTTTTTAGTGGAAATTGTGGTTCTTTAACAAGTTTTGGATGTTTAGATTCAACCTCTGGCAGCTCGGCAGAAATTGCATCACTAACAGGATTAACAATTGGAAACACTTACTATATGAGGGTTTACAGTTATTCAAATGGTTCTGGACAAGGGACATTTACAGCCTGTTTAACAACACCAATCCCTCCATGTTCAAACATAACTCCAATTGCTTGTGGAACTAACTCAGTAACTATATCTCCTGGCAATGGTATATATTCGCCAGGTTCGTGCGGATGGTCAACTCCAGGAAGAGAAGTAATATTCAGCTTTACCCCAACCGTAAGTGGTAATTATACAATTTCACAATCAAATGCATATACTTACATAGATTATTTTTATAAAATTGCAAGCGGCGGTTGTAGTGGAACAGGATGGACTTGTATATTTGATACTTCAGGGGCAGCTACAAGTGCGACCTTTAATTTGACAGCAGGTATTCAATATTATTTTTTATTAGACCCAGAAAACACTAATGGCGGAACCGTTAACTTTAGTTTAAATTGTCCATGTAATCCTGGAACAGGAACAGGTGTAACAACACTTGGATGTCCGTATATAGTAACAGGCGGATTGGGATTAAATGGAGCAGATTCTTCTCCGATTAATTGTAATAGTGGGAATTGCGTAAATCTAGAAGCTACTTATTTGCAATTAAATCAAACAACTAATTATACAGTTTCTTCAATACCTTATTCTCCACCTTATCAATTTGGATGTTTAACCAATCAAGTTAGTGTTAATATTGATGACAGGTGGTCATCAATTGTAAATCTTCCATTTAATTTTTGTTTTTATGGAAATAGTTATAATTCATGCGTTATCGGCTCAAATGGAATGCTTTCATTCAATACTTCTTATGCTACCACATCATCTGGATATGAGTTTAACAACAATCTACCAAGTACAGTTGGCGCATTATTTGGAAATACAATTTACGGTGTATATCATGATATTGATCCTAGTAAAGGTGGTGAAGTTGGATGGGAACTAATAACTTTAAATACTGGATGTAGAGCATTGATAGCATCTTGGAAAGATGTACCAATGTATAGGGATAATACAATAAAATATACAGGCATGATGGTTTTATACGAAAACACAAACATTATAGAAGTATACATTAAAGAAAAACTAGTAGATTCATATTCATCTTATTACAATGATTCATGGAACTGGGGCAATGCAATTGTTGGAGTTCAAAATGCCGCTGGAACTTCAGCTGTAGTTGCTCCGGGTAGAAACGGATTGGACACAAATTGGTCAACCATTAATGAAGCTTGGAGATTTACACCTTCTGGATCTTCCTTGACATCAATAAAATGGTTTGAAGGATTAGGAACTACTGGACCTCTTCTTGGAACAACAAACACTATAAATGTTTGCCCTACATTTACAACAACTTATACGGCTGAAGTAACTTATACTTTATGTAATGGAACAAATCTTAAAATAGTTGATGACACTACTGTTAATGTTAATGGCTCAAAAGTTTGGAATGGTAGTATTGATACGGATTGGGATAAAAATAATAATTGGACTCCAATTGGGATACCAAATGGGACAGATTGCGTAACAATTCCAAACACTACCAATAAGCCAATTGTTTCAGGATCAAGTTATAATGGTCTTGCTGGAACTTTAACCGTTTTAAATAACGCTCTTTTAACTATTAATTCTAACAATAGCATAACAGTTACAGACTGGGTTAACATTCAACCTACTGGAGGGTTTTTAATTAATAACAATGCTAGTTTAGTGCAAATAAATAATACAACTAACATTGGTAATATAGTTTACAAAAGAAATGCATTTATTAGAAGTCTAGATTATGTTTACTGGTCCTCTCCTGTTTCAAACTTTAATATTAACAATATTGCTTCTCCACTATCATTTTGGGGAATTTACAAATGGAATACTATTGTAGCAAATCCTAATGGAGGACAAGGAAATTGGGAGAATGCATCAGGTAATATTATGATTCCAGGTAAAGGATATATTGCAAGTGGACCATCAAGTTTTAGTTCATCAACTGCATCAAATTTTAATGGCAGTTTTACTGGTGTTCCAAATAATGGAAATATTACACTCCAAATACAAAGAGGAAACGATACAAATACATCATTTCATGTTGGTAATAATGGCTCAGAGATATCCAATTATAGTGACAATTGGAATCTAGTAGGTAATCCATATCCATCTGCAATAAGAGGAAGTCAATTTTTATTTAACAATAATACCAAAATTGAAGGTAATATTAAATTATGGACTCATGGTACTCTACCTGCAAATATTGCAAGTCCTTTTTATGATTCTTTTGCTTACAATTATAGTCCCGGTGATTATTTGACATATAATTTTACTGGTACTAGTTGTTGTCCTCTTGCAGCATCTGATCTATTTATTGGCTCTGGACAAGGTTTTTTTGTTCAAATGATTGATGGTCCAGCAGCAACAGATTTTATTTCATTCAACAATGATTTAAGAAGTTCAACTTACAGCAACAGTACTTTCTATAGAACGTTGAATGAACCTAACAATAATTTTGACATTAATTCCTTAGAAAGAAATAGAATTTGGTTAGATATAATTAACTCTAATGGACAATCAGACAGAACACTTTTTGGTTATATCGAAGGTGCAACAATGAACAGAGATAGTTTTTATGATTGTGTAACTCAGAATACAGGAGGAACATTAATTTATTCACTTATTGACAACACAAAATACTCAATTCAAGGCAGAAGTTTACCCTTTGACATAAATGATGAAGTTCCTATAGGAGTTAATATTCCTTCATCGGGAAATTATTCAATAGCTATTGGAGCTGTTGATGGATTGTTTAATTATCAAAATATATATCTAAAAGACATTTTGTTGAATATTACTCATGACATTAAAACATCTCCTTATCAGTTTACATCACAGTCAGGAATTATTAATGATAGGTTCAAAATTGTGTATCAACAAAATTCTCTTGGAATAAATGATTTATCAATAAACAACAATATTAAAGTTATTACTAATGATGAAGTTGCAGTTAGCTCGAGTAATCTTCAAATGGATTCTATAATTGTATTTAATGTTTTAGGGCAAAAAATAAACACATACAACAATATTAATAACAATTATTTCACTTTAAACAATCTAAGAAAAAACAACACAACCCTATTGCTAAAAATAAAGTTGAATACTGGAGAAATAATAATTAGAAAAGTTTTGTATTAACTAAAAGTAGTTTAAAAAATTCCAAAAAGACCTTTGCTTTAAATAGTTAAGGTCTTTTTCATTTTGATAAGCTTCTTTCTCAAAAGATATGTTTCTATAAGCTTGATTCCAATTCTTTAATGTAAAAAAAAGAACTATAAACTCTAAAAAATACCAAATAAAAAAAGGAATGATTAACAACTCCAATTGCTGTCTAATGTGAATTTTTTCATGATTAACAACAATTAAATTTTGTTTAGATTTTAAATCTTTCAAAATAATAAATGGAAACAAAGAAATTCCACTATATCCTTTAGGTATTAAATATTTCGAAACAATAATCAACATTATTTATAAAGTCTTTAAATTTGCACCTATGAATGACCAAAATACAGAAAATAAATTAATCGAAGGCGAAGATTATTATTTAACTCCTGAAGGTTATCGCTGTTTTACTGAAAAATATCATTTAAAACGTGGATATTGTTGCAAAAGTGGTTGCAGACATTGTCCTTACGGATTTGATAAAAAAACCGGAACCATAAAACCAAAAAAATAAAACAACTAACTATAACAAACACTAAAATGACATTTAAAGAGCAAATTCTTCAAGGAATTCCGTCTATTTTACCTCAACCAAAACCTTATGAAAAGGAAATAAACCACGCACCAAAAAGAAAAGAGATACTTTCTGATGACGAAAAAAAATTAGCACTGCAAAATGCTTTACGCTATTTTGAACCAAAACATCACGCAGAATTAATCACTGAATTTAAAGCGGAACTTGAAACTTACGGTAGAATTTATATGTACCGTTTGCGTCCTGATTATAAAATGTATGCAAGACCAATTTCCGAATATCCCGGAAAAAGTGAACAAGCTAAGGCAATCATGCTAATGATTCAAAATAACTTAGATTATGCGGTTGCTCAACATCCTCATGAATTGATTACATATGGCGGAAATGGTGCTGTTTTTCAAAACTGGGCACAATACTTATTAGCCATGCAATATCTTGCTGAAATGACTGATGAACAAACATTAGCAATGTATTCTGGTCATCCGATGGGTTTGTTTCCAAGTCATAAAGAAGCACCAAGAGTTGTAGTTACTAACGGAATGGTAATTCCAAATTATTCAAAACCGGATGATTGGGAGAAAATGAACGCTCTAGGCGTTTCGCAATACGGACAAATGACAGCTGGAAGTTATATGTATATTGGTCCTCAAGGAATTGTCCATGGAACTACAATCACGGTTTTAAATGGATTCAGAAAAATAAAAAAATCTCCAAAAGGTGGATTATTTGTCACTTCTGGTCTTGGTGGAATGTCTGGCGCACAACCAAAAGCAGGAAACATTGCGGGTTGTGTAACTGTTTGTGCTGAAGTAAATCCAAAAATTACCCATATTCGTCATTCTCAAGGTTGGATTAATGAGATTATTGAAAACATTGACGAATTAGTTCCTAGAGTTAAAAAAGCTTTAGAGAACAAGGAAGTTGTATCGATAGCTTATTTAGGAAATGTGGTTGATGTATGGGAACGTTTTGATAAAGAAAATTTACATATAGACTTAGGTTCAGATCAAACTTCACTACACAATCCTTGGGCTGGCGGTTATTATCCAGTTGGAATTTCATTTGAAGAAGCTAATGAAATGATGGCTAACAATCCAGAAAAATTCAAGGAAGAAGTTCAAAAAACGTTGCGTCGACATGCTGCAGCAATTAATAAACATACTGCTAAAGGAACTTATTTCTTTGATTATGGTAATGCCTTTTTATTAGAGGCATCTCGAGCTGGAGCAGATATTATGGCTGAGAATCATATCGATTTTAAATATCCAAGCTACGTACAAGATATCATGGGGCCAATGTGTTTTGATTACGGTTTCGGTCCATTCCGTTGGGTTTGCGCTTCAGGAAATCCTGAAGATTTAGCTAAAACTGACGAAATTGCTTGCTATGTTTTGGAAGAAATGATGCAAAATTCTCCAGAAGAAATCCAGCAACAAATGGCAGATAATATTCAATGGATAAAAGGCGCACAAGAAAACAAATTAGTTGTCGGTTCGCAGGCCAGAATACTTTATGCAGATGCAGAAGGAAGAATTAAAATCGCAAAAGCTTTTAACCAAGCAATTGCAAAATGTGAAATAGGATATGTGATTTTAGGTCGTGATCATCATGACGTTTCTGGAACAGATTCTCCATATAGAGAAACTTCAAATATCTATGATGGTTCACGTTTTACTGCCGATATGGCAATCCAAAATGTCATTGGCGACAGTTTTCGCGGTGCAACTTGGGTTTCTATCCACAATGGAGGCGGAGTTGGCTGGGGTGAAGTAATTAATGGTGGTTTTGGCATGGTTCTTGACGGAACTAAAGAAGCTTCAAAACGTTTAGAATCAATGCTTTTCTGGGATGTAAATAATGGAATTTCGAGAAGAAGTTGGGCCAGAAATGAAGGTGCTATTTTTGCAATTAAAAGAGCGATGGAGACGCAACCTTTATTAAAAGTTACCATCCCAAATATAGTAGACGAATCACTATTATAATTTTAAAGTTTTGTTGTTTTGATTATTCTCAATTTTAAAATTTAAAATTATAATTTAAATAAATAGCTATGAAAAACATCAAATTCCTTCCGCTACTTTTACTTTTTATTATTACATCTTGTAGTTCAATTAAAGTAAATCAAGACTATGATAAAAATGTATCCTTTGATGGTTACAAAACTTATGCTTACCATAAAAGTGGCATTGATAAAGTAGAAATATCAGATTTAGATAAAAAAAGAATTCTACGTTCTATCGATGAAGTTATGGCAAGTAAAGGATTTACAAAATCTGAAAACCCTGATTTGTTAATTAATTTCTTCACAAAGGAAAGAGAACAAGTCAATGTAAACCAATTTAATGCTGGCTGGGGTTATGGCTGGGGTTGGGGTTGGAATCCGTGGATGTGGGGTGGAAACACAACCATATCAAGATATAGTGAAGGTATTTTGACCATTGATATAATTGATGCTAAGAAGAGAGAATTGATTTGGCAAGGCGAAGGTGAAGGTGTTTTAACCAAAAACACTGAAAAGAAAGAAGAAAATGTAAAAGAGTTTGTCACAAAAATTCTGGCTCAATATCCGCCACAAAAGAAATAAATAAAAAAACCTCCAATTTGGAGGTTTTTTTATTTAATAGTTTAACAACTCTTCAATCTTAACTTTTACTTTATCTACATTTGGAATCATGGTGAATTCTAAAGTACTATTTAAAGGAATTGCAGGCATATTTTCAGAACCAATTACCATAACTGGAGCATCTAAATTCTTGAAACATTTTTCTTGAATTAGACCTGCTAAACTTCTTGCGAAAGAATTATTAGTTGGTTCTTCAGTTACCACTAAACATTTTTTAGTTTTTCTTACTGATTTCAAAACTGCTTCTTCATCCAAAGGATATAAAGTACGTAAATCAATAATTTCAACTTGGTTTTTAAAATCTGCCGAAGCATTCAAAGCCCAATGAACTCCCATACCGTAAGTTACAATTGAAATAGTTTCTTTGGTTTCTTGTTCCCAAATCTCTTGAGCTATATTTGCTTTTCCAAAAGGCAACATATAATCTTCGCTTGGTTCGTTAACTCTTGCGGCATCTGTTCCTTTCACTTTACTCCAATACAAACCTTTATGTTCTAAAATCACCACTGGATTTGGGTCATAATAAGCAGCTTTTAACAAACCTTTTAAATCGGCACCATTGCTTGGGTAAGCTATTTTTATTCCTTTAATATTCGTTAAAACACTTTCAACAGAAGACGAATGATATGGTCCGCCACTTCCGTAAGCTCCAATTGGAACTCGCAAAATCATGCTTACTGGCCATTTCCCATTAGATAAATAGCAAGAACGACTAACTTCAGTAAACAATTGGTTTAAACCAGGCCAAATGTAATCGGCAAATTGAACCTCAACAATTGGTTTTAATCCAACAGCTGACATTCCAACGGTTGAACCAACGATAAATGCTTCTTGGATTGGTGTATTGAAAACACGTTCATCTCCAAATTTTTGAGCTAAAGTTGCTGCTTCTCTAAAAACGCCACCTAATCTTCCACCAACATCTTGTCCATAAAGTAAACTTTCTGGATGCTTTCGCATGATTTCTTCCACAGCAAACAAAGCACAATCCACCATTACCACTTTTTCTTCACGTTGTGGATTTCGCTCTCCAACTTCTTCTGTGATTAATGTTGGAGCAAAATCGTGCGTAAATAAATCTTCAGGTTTTGGATCTTCAGCTTTTTGCGCTTTTTCGAAATCTACTTTTACTTTTGAAATTGCTTCTTTTTCTAATTCTTTTATTTCATTTTCCGAAAATCCAACATCTGAAAGTTGTTTCTTCAGTACTGGAAATGGATCACAAGATTTTGCTTCTTCTAAATCATCACGATACCATTCCATTCGAACTCCAGAAGTATGATGATTCAATAACGGAACTTTGGCATGTACTAAAAATGGTCTTCTTTCTGTACGAATGGTTGCAATTACTTTTTCAAGTGCTTCGTAACTTTCTGTAAAGTTGGCTCCATCGATAGAAATGGCTTCAATTCCGTGGAATCCTTTGGCATATTCAAACGCATTTTGAGCACGAGTTTCGGCTGCATTAGCTGAAATATCCCAACCGTTATCTTGTACTAAATACAAAATTGGCAATTGTTTTAAAGCTGCCATTTGAAGTGCTTCAGCAATTTCTCCTTCAGTAACAGAAGCATCACCTAAAGAACAAACCACTAAAGGTTTTTCTTTAATATCTTCAGAAATATTTGTTTTTTCTTTATACCAAAAACCCATTGCTGCTCCAGTGGCTGGAATAGCTTGCATTCCAGTTGCAGAAGATTGATGTGGGATTTTTGGTTTATCAGCATCCTTCAAACTGGGATGACAATAATAAGTACGACCACCAGAAAACGGATCTTCTTTTTTGGCCATTAATTGCAACATCAAATCGTAAGGTTGCATTCCAATTCCCAACAACATGGCATCATCACGATAATACGGAAACGCATAATCTTGAGGCAATAATTGCATTGCAACCGCAATCTGAATGGCTTCGTGTCCACGTGATGTTGCGTGAACATATTTTGAAACTATTTTAAAATTTTCTTCATATAATTCACTCATGGCTTTTGCGGTTGCCATAGTTGAAAATGCTTTTTGTAATATGTTTTTATCTAACATTCTTTCTTTTTTGAAATCTATTCCGCTTCTATAACCCAACCGAATGGATCTTCAATTTCTTGTTTTTTAATTTTATTCAAAGTATCATTTACCATTATTGAAACCGGATTTTCTAAAGGAAATTTGATTGATAAATCATTATTCCCAATTTCTTCAATCATCGCAATTCCTACTGCAGTTCCTGTTCCGAATGCTTCTTCTAAAGTTCCATTTTGTGAAGCTACAATAATTTCAGATATTTTAATTGGTCTTTCAGTTACTTCAAATCCTTTATGTCTTAATAAATCAATGACACTCATTCTTGTTATTCCGGATAAAATTGAACCAGTCAAGCTTGGCGTGATGAATTTTCCTCCTATTTTGAAGAAAATATTCATGGTTCCAACTTCTTGAATGTATTCAAAATCATGTGCATCAAGCCATAAAACTTGGTCATAACCTTTAGCTTTTGCATATTCTGTTGGGCGAATAGCTGCTGCATAATTTCCTGCAGCTT
The window above is part of the Flavobacterium sp. PMTSA4 genome. Proteins encoded here:
- a CDS encoding fibronectin type III domain-containing protein; this encodes MKIRNINQVIEASHKKVIFTMCLFLFLSTICNSQTILISAAGDGGFETGTNFASNGWNTNTSPTTTRTNWVCGTNATSGFSGTRCAYLSNTWNTTQTHTYNLTTVARTTLYKDITIADPSETDITLSFRWICLGDGSNDKMTVWLVPTSTNLNYNAAAIIASGSAPTGNIQIGGNFSNQNSWTNYSTSIPAAYAGTTFRLVFEWVNDAVSGTTNPPAGIDDVSLISKKPICLAPNQATSFLSGTKTSTSFPASFSGSANGYLVIQSNSNIPPTQPVDGVLYSSTNISSLGSGLTFIQTSSSTSIPSNLLIENTQYFYYIYAYTNNSGCSGGPIYNASGPLIGSGITCPGTPNSLLATGITSNSFNLSWSNPNGGSASALTYIIQITTDSGYTTNISGSPFSVSANTINITSLSASTTYYYRILASNGCNSSYVNGNIITLAPATPCSNATNLACGTINLAGTTVGSTNYSNGSGCFLSDFGKWYTFIGDGNLNTITTTGTGGFDQEMAIARGSCGSLTNITCQDVGFSNGNESYSFVATLGTTYYVYVAHYLSGSSTTGTFTISRTCTTPIANDECTGVTTITANSGEACTTSVSSTTVGATQSQSGCAGTADDDVWFKFVAISTSHIMTVIPGTLNDAVLQFFSGNCGSLTSFGCLDSTSGSSAEIASLTGLTIGNTYYMRVYSYSNGSGQGTFTACLTTPIPPCSNITPIACGTNSVTISPGNGIYSPGSCGWSTPGREVIFSFTPTVSGNYTISQSNAYTYIDYFYKIASGGCSGTGWTCIFDTSGAATSATFNLTAGIQYYFLLDPENTNGGTVNFSLNCPCNPGTGTGVTTLGCPYIVTGGLGLNGADSSPINCNSGNCVNLEATYLQLNQTTNYTVSSIPYSPPYQFGCLTNQVSVNIDDRWSSIVNLPFNFCFYGNSYNSCVIGSNGMLSFNTSYATTSSGYEFNNNLPSTVGALFGNTIYGVYHDIDPSKGGEVGWELITLNTGCRALIASWKDVPMYRDNTIKYTGMMVLYENTNIIEVYIKEKLVDSYSSYYNDSWNWGNAIVGVQNAAGTSAVVAPGRNGLDTNWSTINEAWRFTPSGSSLTSIKWFEGLGTTGPLLGTTNTINVCPTFTTTYTAEVTYTLCNGTNLKIVDDTTVNVNGSKVWNGSIDTDWDKNNNWTPIGIPNGTDCVTIPNTTNKPIVSGSSYNGLAGTLTVLNNALLTINSNNSITVTDWVNIQPTGGFLINNNASLVQINNTTNIGNIVYKRNAFIRSLDYVYWSSPVSNFNINNIASPLSFWGIYKWNTIVANPNGGQGNWENASGNIMIPGKGYIASGPSSFSSSTASNFNGSFTGVPNNGNITLQIQRGNDTNTSFHVGNNGSEISNYSDNWNLVGNPYPSAIRGSQFLFNNNTKIEGNIKLWTHGTLPANIASPFYDSFAYNYSPGDYLTYNFTGTSCCPLAASDLFIGSGQGFFVQMIDGPAATDFISFNNDLRSSTYSNSTFYRTLNEPNNNFDINSLERNRIWLDIINSNGQSDRTLFGYIEGATMNRDSFYDCVTQNTGGTLIYSLIDNTKYSIQGRSLPFDINDEVPIGVNIPSSGNYSIAIGAVDGLFNYQNIYLKDILLNITHDIKTSPYQFTSQSGIINDRFKIVYQQNSLGINDLSINNNIKVITNDEVAVSSSNLQMDSIIVFNVLGQKINTYNNINNNYFTLNNLRKNNTTLLLKIKLNTGEIIIRKVLY
- a CDS encoding T9SS sorting signal type C domain-containing protein: MKRFFNINIVLFLVLFLIGINKSNGQIFVSNNSYVFNKSSLVYSRGNLELNGANSNFYLRNEGQFLQGITGVSTNVGLGNLSVFQEGTSNNYGYNYWCSPIGNASTSSGNESFGISMLKLPANSTAFINPIISATTYDGLSGTESLTIASYWIYKFLASDNYSQWISVGSASIIQPGEGFTMKGTTGSDTTNPGEIQVNNPGNAQRYDFRGKPNDGNINISVAAPTIGTQYPNSTLTGNPYPSAINLNYFLLENSGYNVNYTTGAVTTGGPVNVINGNAYFWEHIKPATSHFLSSYVGGYGIYVPNNVNANSPGTYTPATWNTFNIDGSLNVTGGSTGSNYKRMFSPIGQGFMVQGTANGTAQMKNVYRTFVKEGVASNSQFERNSSTNETNNWDEIPNVAGVDYTQFSKDEVPQIKIHTILNNQYTREAILAFNPFTTDGYDNAMDAATPDDNLPNDVYFSLANSDKPFVISTIPFDINKRIPFTIKSNQQSTFKIGVADIINFTDADNVYLYDGLTGVYHDIKNGFYEVTLPQGIHANRYEVTFLNTDALDVNNPIKESLFVFQDNTNSLLTISNPNLLEIKNIQLFDISGKQIFDKQKLEANSNYEFSTASLSEGVYLVKINTMENQVKTQKIIVSNK
- a CDS encoding DUF5522 domain-containing protein; its protein translation is MNDQNTENKLIEGEDYYLTPEGYRCFTEKYHLKRGYCCKSGCRHCPYGFDKKTGTIKPKK